The following is a genomic window from Pan paniscus chromosome 6, NHGRI_mPanPan1-v2.0_pri, whole genome shotgun sequence.
CAGTGCGGGGTGGGGGTCAGAGGCAGGAGGACGGTGCACAGTGCGGGGTGGGggtcagaggcaggaggagggtgcACAGTGCGGGGTGGGGggtcagaggcaggaggagggtgcACAGTGCGGGGTGGGggtcagaggcaggaggagggtgcACAGTGCGGGGTGGGggtcagaggcaggaggagggtgcACAGTGCGGGGTGGAGGGTCAGAGGCAGGACTAGGGTGCACAGTGCAGGGTGGAGggtcagaggcaggaggagggtgcACAGTGCGGGGTGGGggtcagaggcaggaggagggtgcACAGTGCGGGGTGGGggtcagaggcaggaggagggtgcACAGTGTGGGGTGGAGGGTCAGAGCCAGGACGAGGGTGCACAGTGCGGGGTGGGggtcagaggcaggaggagggtgcACAGTGCGGGGTGGGggtcagaggcaggaggagggtgcACAGTGCGGGGTGGGggtcagaggcaggaggagggtgcACAGTGCGGGGTGGGggtcagaggcaggaggagggtgcACAGTGCAGGGTGGGGGTCAGAGGCAGGACTAGGGTGCACAGTGCGGGGTGGGggtcagaggcaggaggagggtgcACAGTGCGGGGTGGGggtcagaggcaggaggagggtgcACAGTGCGGGGTGGGggtcagaggcaggaggagggtgcACAGTGTGGGGTGGAGGGTCAGAGCCAGGACGAGGGTGCACAGTGCGGGGTGGGggtcagaggcaggaggagggtgcACAGTGCGGGGTGGGggtcagaggcaggaggagggtgcACAGTGCTGAGAGGGGCACTTAGAGGATCTTGATGGGCATTCAGGAAGGACCCTGTGCCCCTTTGTGGGCCACCCTCAAGTGCACAGCTTCAGgctcctgccctgcccctcccttCCCAGGTGAACGGGGCACTACCCTGTCTGGGGGCCAGAAGCAGCGCCTGGCCATCGCCCGAGCCCTTATCAAGCAGCCCACGGTGCTGATACTGGATGAAGCTACCAGCGCGCTGGACGCAGAGTCCGAGCGGGTTGTACAGGAGGCCCTGGACCGGGCCAGTGCAGGCCGCACGGTGCTGGTAATTGCCCACCGGCTCAGCACTGTCCGTGGGGCCCACTGCATTGTCGTCATGGCCGATGGCCGTGTCTGGGAGGTTAGTTGTCCTGGGGGCGTGGATCAGTGGGTTGAGGATGGCTTCATCACGGACAGTGGCACAATGCTGCAATGAGTTATATGAAGTTGTGGCCTGGCCCCAGGGCCTTGGGGGCTATATTCTGGAAGCAGCGTCCCATGTAGAGTCAGGAGTTCCTGCATTCAGCCAAGCCCTGGCCTCTCAggccctcagtttcttcttctgtcccCTGGGATAGTATAATTGCACATCAGCTCCCAGGATCAAAAGGAAAAGTACTAGccgggtgcccgtaatcccagcactttgggaagccaaggcagaaggatctcttgaggctagcctgggcagcatagcgggaccctgtctctacaaaataccaaaaaaaaaaaaattagccggatgtggtggcatgcacctgtattcccagctactctggaggcggaggcgggaggattacttgagccccagaggttgaggctgcagtgaacaatgattgtgccattgcgctccagcctggcatcagaatgagaccctgtctcaaaaaacaaaaaggaaacatacTCAGAGTATGGTGCTGGGAGCGAGGAGCAGGGCTGGCTGCCCAGGGTATCAGGTGCAGGAGAAGCAGCGCCAAGGAACCTGTGCAGGGAGTCAGGAGTAGGACCCCAGAGGCCGTGTGGCGTTGGCTAACAGCCACTCATTCAAGCCAAGGCTGAGGGGCTCGTGCAGGGAGATGGATCCTGAGTTGGAGCCTTGGGCTCTGTAAGGGGGACAGAGGGAATCGTGTTCTTCCAAAATTCAGCTAAGTAGGGAAGTGGCAGTAACTAATGCAGCATGCCAGTGGCGGTTCCTTTCAGATTGGGCATTGGTTTCAGAGTGTCCCCAGAAGGGACACCGGCCTAAGTGACCATGGGCCCAATGGCTGATAGAGAGGCTCAGCTCTCTGAGGGTTCTGAAGCCTGCATGCCTTGGAGCAACCATCCGCCCCTCCCTCCCATCTTCCAGGCTGGGACACatgaagagctcctgaagaaaggcGGGCTATACGCCGAGCTCATCCGGAGGCAGGCCCTGGATGCCCCGAGAACAGCGGCCCCACCGCCCAAAAAGCCAGAAGGCCCCAGGAGCCACCAGCACAAGTCCTGAGAAGGGCCCCCTGAGGTGTGGTCGCTGCCAAGCATCAGTGTTAGGGCTGGGGCTCAGCCTGGGGGAGCCTACTGGGGACTGAGCCCCCAGGAGGGCCAGCATGTGGAGAGTCGCTGCGGCTGCTCCTGCTCACAATAAAGCTGAGGCCGAGCAGCTGGCAGGGGAGGCcaatccctccctcccctccccagtcctgccggctgcctccctcccaccaGAGTCTGCCAGAGTCATTGGGCTGCAATGGGCAGAGACAGAGTTCCCCGAGACACCTCCACTCTGTTCTCCCTTTGCCCAGACCCCTCCAGACCTCTCAAGAGACGTTCTGGCCAGTCTCGCCGCCCCACCCAGCAGCTTCAAGTTGGCCAGGCCTACAGTAGCTccagggaattttttaaaaatcagggtcTGGAAGTGGGCCTGGGAATTCAAACCTAGGCTCTTCCCACACCCTTGCTAGGACCTCACTTCCCTAGACTGGCGACTGACTCCCTCTCCTGTGTCCCCACTCCCTCCATGGGAGAAGGAGCCTATCCTCTGGCTCACCCCGGGACCCACAGTCCCCATCTTCCAAACaacctccctcctttctccctgcaCAGTGAACACAGTCCTGATTTCTAGATttcacctcccctccccacccccaagggACACAGGCCTAACAGGGCCCAACACTTGAGTCAGGGTAGGAGGGCCGGGGCCACAATGGCCAGTTCCCACGAGAAGCGCCAGCCTGCCTGGCTGTCTTCCACCGGCCCTGCCCTGTGTGCCTGGCGTCTTTCACCCACTGAGATTGTGGACCAGCCTCCATCTACACCAAGAACACCCAGCTCTGAAGGAGATGGGAGGGGCTGATGCCCACCTGGAGCTCTCTGCTTCCTGCCCACAGTACTGACGAGTACAGAGCTAAATGGAGCAGCTACTGCAGAATCCAGTACAGAATCGGTCCAGGACGGTGCGGCTGTGGACAGGCCAGCCTCCCCAGCAGGTTCTGGGAGGCACACCTTGAAAGGGGAAGGCAGACATCCTGAGTGATGGGCGCCTGTGGCCCTGAGACTGTGGATGAGGGGGCTAGGCTCCAGCTGGCTTCTGAGGGGCCTGGAAAGGCACACAAGTAGGTCTTTGGCTGAACTGGTGCCCCAGCAGGACCTCGTGTCCCTGCACTGCTGCAGATGCACCAGCCCTCCCCACGTTGGTGCCGCTGTCACTTCCTACTGGGATCCTTCCCCCATCCAGCCACATCCAGGCTGTGGGACTACACGGTGCCCTGTTCCCCTGGGCAGGAGAAGAGGTGGTGCCTGCAATGCACCTTCACAGCCAGGCAAGCATTCTGGATTTATCCTGTGTAAAGAAGGGTGGTACCCTCTTTCAGGGGTGTGATGCAGTGCATTGATGGAGCAGCTGGTGCTGCTGGGAGGCCAGCCTGGAAGAGGCGGCAGTGGCTCAAGTGTGCGTGCAGGAGCCAGAGTGGGACCCATGGGCTCTTGTGGGTGTGGTTTAGAACTAGATGGTGCTTTGGGGACAAGCCATCCAAAAACCCCAGGCCCACATCCACCCTGATTTGATATCCCACTTCCTGACAGATCAGAGGCTGTGTCTTTAGGCAGTGGAGGTCCAGGAGCAGAGCCTGGGGCTGGTTCACAGCTAAACCCCTCCTTAGGGCAGCCCAGAGTAGGGCCTCAGCTGGCAAGTCCGCAAGCCCTGCTGGGGCCCTGCTTGTTGGCCTGACCCCTCCCTCACCAGGCAGCCAGCCAAGGTGGTTCCTGCTTCACCCACTCAGTCATCAGCCTCAGGCTGCCCAAAATGCCTCTGACACCAGATTTATATCTTCTGGGCAGCTTCTTTAAATCTAGCCCTTCACCCGCCCCCTAGAGAAGCAGTGAAACCCCTCGGCTAGTCCAGCTGGAAGAGCTAGACCGCAGGAGCCGCGCCGTCTTCCTAACCTCGCCTCGGCCTTCGCTCCACAGTGGAGAGTGGGAGCCTAGCTGTGCTCGATGCTGAATGCCTGTTTTGAGAGTGTGAGTGGGATCATCTACAGTAAATACTTGCAAAGCATGGCACTGTGGCTCTGGGGAGTTGGTACGCCTGTGCTGTAACCATGGTACTCAGTCCTTCCAAAGTGTTTATTAATCAAGCACCTGTCATGTGCCATTGAGCCCACGATGGGGAATGAGGACGGTCCCTGCCCCCATGAAGCTTGTGTCCTGTTGGGAGGACAGACAGGTGGCCCAGCAGTTGCAGCATGGTGTGTGCACACATTTGGCTGGTGGAACCATGTTTCTACCACTCATGGTCAAAAAAAGCCCACCAAAGTCCTGGGAGCTCACATCTGTGTGATGATATGGCAACATTGTTTGTAATGGAAAGACTGGACACCCCCAGTGCCCATCAGTGGGGAAGTCATTAAATAAACTATGGTATGTGCACATAATGGGTGGTATGCAGCCCTTTGGAAAAATGTAGGTTTTCCAGGTCCTGGATATAGCAGTGTAAGATGGGAAATCACAGAATGCCCATGTTGTGCCTGAGATGGCAGGTGGGGTACCCGTGGTACCCGGGAGGGTGGCAGGTGGGGCACCCATGTTCTACCTGGGGTGGCAGGTGAGCCCATAACCATTGTAGAGGCCAACATCCTCAGAGGCCTGAGTGTGGGGAGGTAGGCTTTGACTCCCTAGGGAGAGAGGGACACTTAGGAAACAGACGGGCCCTGGAAGTGGGACATGAAGAGTGCCCTGGCCATCCAGTGTAGGCTGAGATGCTAGGGGCACAGAAAGAAGAGATCTGCTGATGCCAGCCTTCCAACCATTTCCCAGCTTGGCCAAGAGCCAGCTCTGGTATTCGTGAAGGAACAGATCCTGGGTGAAGCTAGAGGGAAGGCCGCAGAGGCAAAAGGAGGGAGGAGCTAGGCCAGGGGTCAGCGACTGACCCTCGGGGCCAGTGTACAGGGGTTGCAACTGGGAGCCTAGGGGGCCCCAAGGCATCTCCAGGCCCAATCTACCTCTGGGCTTTTCTCAAGCTCTCCCTAGGATTACTGCAGTCTCCTTCTGGCGCCTCTCGTCTTGGACAGCCATGCCCCCCTCCATGCTGCACTAATGGCTCAGCCTGGGGCCCCAGGGACCTCTCCTACCCCCCAGACTGCTCTGTCGGCCCCCTTTCCCCCCCACTGCTGAAACCCAATCCTCTGCAGCAGCGCCGGCTCAGCACCACCGGCTCAGCACCGCTCCGCAGCCCCCGCCTGCCACGGTCAGCTACGCCCCACCTGGTCTGCTGCGGAGTCCCCAGCCCAGTGCCTAGCCCAGTGGAGCCACCGCCTGTTCCTCGGGAAGGAACAGTGGGACCTGACCGGCCAGATCACCTCCTCCAATCCTGCCAGGCTAGTGCCTCCTTGCCTTCCAACCTTGGCTGTCTCCcaccctctcttctcctctccttgcCTGGCCTCCTGAATCCTATCTTAGCCTCCTTAGCCCCCTGACTGACTCTCTCTCGCTTCTTCCAAGCCTCTGTAGCTGGTCCCGCTCCTGGGTTCTGGCCATGAAGCCCACCTCAGGCCCAGAGGAGGCCCGGCGGCCAGCCTCGGACATCCGCGTGTTCGCCAGCAACTGCTCGATGCACGGGCTGGGCCACGTCTTCGGGCCAGGCAGCCTGAGCCTGCGCCGGGGGATGTGGGCAGCGGCCGTGGTCCTGTCAGTGGCCACCTTCCTCTACCAGGTGGCTGAGAGGGTGCGCTACTACAGGGAGTTCCACCACCAGACTGCCCTGGATGAGCGAGAAAGCCACCGGCTCATCTTCCCGGCTGTCACCCTGTGCAACATCAACCCGCTGCGCCGCTCGCGCCTAACGCCCAACGACCTGCACTGGGCTGGGTCTGCGCTGCTGGGCCTGGATCCCGCAGAGCACGCCGCCTTCCTGCGCGCCCTGGGCCGGCCCCCTGCACCGTCCGGCTTCATGCCCAGTCCCACCTTTGACATGGCGCAACTCTATGCCCGTGCTGGGCACTCCCTGGATGACATGCTGCTGGACTGTCGCTTCCGTGGCCAACCTTGTGGGCCTGAGAACTTCACCACGGTGAGCTGACCTCCCTACCTATCCTGCCAGGGACCCAGAGAGCCGACCAGTCCCTGCCCAGCACCCACAATTCCCTAGCCAGCATAGGCTCCCCCAAAGCCAGGGGACCTCTTCCTTCCTACCAGCCATGGACTCCCCACCCCCCAGTGCCACTCCGTGCAGCCCAGGAAGCTGTCCTCCTTGGggctttctctgtctcccagcccGAGGGGAGCATGTGAGGCCACACTGACCCCGGCTGGCCCGAGGCCTGAGGTCTGGCCCAGGGAGGCCCTGCTCCTGGGGCTGGGGGTCCTCCATGGTGGGACCATTCTGGGACAGAAGACCCCTATCTCTgccaggaggtgggagggggcTTGCTTTCCCTCTGCCTTTTCAACATACAGCCAGCCCCGGAGGACAGCCACAGGGGCCCATTTCCTTTTCCCGCAGTCCccagagaaacacagaaaaaccTGTAGGCTGTGCCCTGGGCTTTGGTGGGGATTGGCGGGGTGGAGGAGCTGAGTTGATGGGCTCCCAAGAGCGTCCTGCAACATGTGCCCACGTGGAGCATGGGGCTGGGGGCATTGAGATGCGGGCTTCAGTATTCAAAGAAGAGACGCAAACATACCATGAGGTGGGGAGAGGTCCCATGACCATGTGCCTGCCTGGGGGAGATGGCCATCACCCTGTCTGCCTGCCCCAGATCTTCACCCGGATGGGAAAGTGCTACACATTTAACTCTGGCGCCGATGGGGCAGAGCTGCTCACCACTACTAGGGGTGGCATGGGCAATGGGCTGGACATCATGCTGGACGTGCAGCAGGAGGAATATCTACCTGTGTGGAGGGACAATGGTAGGGAGCACACaaatgaggctgggggagggcacGGATGGAGTGCAAAAGGctaggggaaggagaggaggagaggaggtgtCAGGGTGTtcccccagaacctgtgaaagGGGCTGGGCTGGCTCATCCCAGTCCTGGGGAGAGGGGCTGCAGTGAGAGGTCTTGTCTGGTTGGGCAGGAGACCTGACCACACAGGTCAGGCCTCACAGGTCCCTCCCCGACAGAGGAGACCCCGTTTGAGGTGGGGATCCGAGTGCAGATCCACAGCCAGGAGGAGCCGCCCATCATCGATCAGCTGGGCTTGGGGGTGTCCCCGGGCTACCAGACCTTTGTTTCTTGCCAGCAGCAGCAGGTACCCTCCCGTGTGCCTCCACACCTACTACTTCAAGCCCACACCACCTCGGACCCTAAACCCTCAGCTCCTCAGACCTGTCTAGGGGCCTCTCCCCAGCTGGCCTCTCACGCTCTCCGGGAAGCCTCCTTAACCCTGTGCCCCCACAGCTGAGCTTCCTGCCACCGCCCTGGGGCGATTGCAGTTCAGCATCTCTGAACCCCAACTATGAGCCAGAGCCCTCTGATCCCCtgggctcccccagccccagccccagccctccctATACCCTCATGGGGTGTCGCCTGGCCTGCGAAACCCGCTACGTGGCTCGGAAGTGCGGCTGCCGAATGGTGTACATGCCAGGTGAGGGGCTGGGGTCTTCGTCCCATGGCGGGCAGGGCCCAGGGAGCTGAGGCTGCTTCTAAAGCCATCTCCCCGGTACCCGCAGGCGACGTGCCAGTGTGCAGCCCCCAGCAGTACAAGAACTGTGCCCACCCGGCCATAGGTAAGGGCGAGCCTCCCCCACCTCCCGTCCGCCCCGCTCCGCCCGCGGGCGTCTGACGCGGCCCGGTGGCTCGCAGATGCCATGCTTCGCAAGGACTCGTGCGCCTGCCCCAACCCGTGCGCCAGCACGCGCTACGCCAAGGAGCTCTCCATGGTGCGGATCCCGAGCCGCGCCGCCGCGCGCTTCCTGGCCCGGAAGCTCAACCGCAGCGAGGCCTACATCGCGTGAGCTGCGCGGGGCGGGCGGGCTCCTCTGAGCCGGGGGCTCCCGACGGGGCGGAACGGGGCAGGCCAGGCCGTAGCCCTAGTGCGCACAGCCCGGGCGGAGGCAGCCTCCGCAGCCTCACTGGCTCTGGGGCTCCGTGCTGGTTGCTTAATCTTTCTGGCCCCGGGGGATGCTGACGCCTCCTCCCAGgggtctggttttttttttcctttccttttattttttaatctttacttttaaaaaacagagacggcagggggcgggggaggggaggggagtcgctgtattgcccaggctggtctcaaactcctggcctcaagatcctccctcctcatcctcccaaagtgcagggagtacaggtgtgagccaccgtgcccggcctctcccAGGGTTCTTGAAAGGAGTGGGAGAACCCACAGCTGCTTCTTGCCAGCAGTGGGCACCAGGCGGTGGCCAGCCCACATTTGAGGCCATTCTTGTCCTCAGGGAGAACGTGCTGGCCCTGGACATCTTCTTTGAGGCCGTCAACTATGAGACCGTGGAGCAGAAGAAGGCCTATGAGATGTCAGAGCTGCTTGGTGTGTGTGCAGGGCCCCCAGGGCTGGGGGGGTGTGGGCAGGCAGGTGGCTGTAAGTTGAAGGGTGACCCTGTCTCCACAGGTGACATTGGGGGCCAGATGGGGCTGTTCATCGGGGCCAGCCTGCTCACCATCCTCGAGATCCTAGACTACCTCTGTGAGGTGGGCCAGGGCCCCCACTgcagggggtgggaggtgggaatcAGGGCCCCTAGGATGAGGGGGAAGGTGTGCACTGGCCACCTCCCATCCTGCTTGCCTCCAGGTGTTCCGAGACAAGGTCCTGGGATATTTCTGGAACCGACAGCACTCCCAAAGGCACTCCAGCACCAATCTGGTAACAGCCCCTCTTCTGGAGCCCTTGCCTGCTCCAAGGGTGCTAGGCCCCACCCCTGAAGCCTAGACCACCATCCCGCCCCAGCTGAGGAGAAACAGGCAGGAGGGTGTGCAGTGACCTCGACTGGTCCCTGGGAGGAGGACCACTCCCCACCTCTGACCCTCTCGTCCTCACACAGCTTCAGGAAGGGCTGGGCAGCCATCGAACCCAAGttccccacctcagcctgggcccCAGGTAACACATAATGGCCCCCTAAAATCaagggagggcaggggcaggcTCAGGACAGTGGGTGTGCCCGTTCCCACCCCAGCACTCTGCTCTGTTCCGAAGACCTCCCACCCCTCCCTGTGCCGTCACCAAGACTCTCTCCGCCTCCCACCGCACCTGCTACCTTGTCACACAGCTCTAGACCTGCTGTCTGTGTCCTCGGAGCCCCGCCCTGACATCCTGGACATGCCTAGCCTGCATGTAGCTTTTCCGTCTTCACCCCAAATAAAGTCCTAATGCACCAGCCTCAGCTGTTTCTCTTACAGGGCAGAGACTAGCCAAGCCAAGGTCAGCCCAACTTAGGCATCGGAAGTCTTCTGCCAGCCATCATCCAGCTGGACGTGGCTTCTGAAATGTGGAGCTGGGCCCTTGAACCCCCATGAATCTCTAGGGGAGAATGGTAGCAAGAGGTTATCAGTCATTTGCACCTCAGTGTGAGTGAGTTTAGCCAACTGACATCTTAGAGAGAAGGGAGGACAGGTATCCTCCAAGCCCGGGTTAGGTGTGAGGTGCAGAATCACAGTCAGCAATAAAGGTATAACTGGAAGAAAACTCTGCCCAGAGCCCAGCAAGAAGAGGCAGGGAGAAGACGGGGTGACTCCACTTTCAAGAACACCTGTGTCCTGCCTTACATCCTGACTCCTTTCCCACATTTGGGACCAAGTGTGGCACACAGCCTGTCTCCATACAAACAAGttctgcctcctcagcctccccacaagAGCTAAAGGCCCCAGGCTTGAgacggtgggggtgggggtgggggtaggcggagccctcccttccccttcctgccaGTAAGGACACACCAGGCCCCAGCCACAGGCCCAACTTCCCTCTCTTTCACTGTACCCCAAACATTGGGAAACTGACAAATAGGGAGTGGGAGGGGGTGTTCCTGATGGAACCATATCTTTGGGGCTCTCCTGTGCCAGCCTGCAGGCCTGGGTATGGGGGGATGATGACGGAAAGGACAAGAGGATCCACCTGAGATATGGAGAACCACAAGGAGAGGCCCAGCCCTTTCCTCTCCACCCTGGTGGGGAGCCCATCCTTGCTCCCCTCACTCTGAGGGACCACATCAGGCCCTCCTGGGcagaggaagggagggtgggaggaaggggtgTGCAGCGACAGTGCTGCCCTGCCccaggggtgaggggtgagggtcATGGCCTCTTAAAGTAGAAGAGCAAGGTGCTGTCTTTGAGCCAGAAGCAGGATTGCGGCCGGCAGTAACAGACCAGAGACACCTCCAGCCCATGGGCCCTGTAGAGCCACTTGACCACCACATCAACCAGACTGTGGGAAAGGAGCCAatttatgaaattaaataaagTCCACAAAGGAAGTGAGAAATTCGGGCTCAGGCAC
Proteins encoded in this region:
- the ASIC3 gene encoding acid-sensing ion channel 3 isoform X3, whose amino-acid sequence is MPVLRVSAGSAPPAQHRSAAPACHGQLRPTWSAAESPAQCLAQWSHRLFLGKEQWDLTGQITSSNPASLCSWSRSWVLAMKPTSGPEEARRPASDIRVFASNCSMHGLGHVFGPGSLSLRRGMWAAAVVLSVATFLYQVAERVRYYREFHHQTALDERESHRLIFPAVTLCNINPLRRSRLTPNDLHWAGSALLGLDPAEHAAFLRALGRPPAPSGFMPSPTFDMAQLYARAGHSLDDMLLDCRFRGQPCGPENFTTIFTRMGKCYTFNSGADGAELLTTTRGGMGNGLDIMLDVQQEEYLPVWRDNEETPFEVGIRVQIHSQEEPPIIDQLGLGVSPGYQTFVSCQQQQLSFLPPPWGDCSSASLNPNYEPEPSDPLGSPSPSPSPPYTLMGCRLACETRYVARKCGCRMVYMPGDVPVCSPQQYKNCAHPAIDAMLRKDSCACPNPCASTRYAKELSMVRIPSRAAARFLARKLNRSEAYIAENVLALDIFFEAVNYETVEQKKAYEMSELLGDIGGQMGLFIGASLLTILEILDYLCEVFRDKVLGYFWNRQHSQRHSSTNLTSHPSLCRHQDSLRLPPHLLPCHTALDLLSVSSEPRPDILDMPSLHVAFPSSPQIKS
- the ASIC3 gene encoding acid-sensing ion channel 3 isoform X8, with the protein product MKPTSGPEEARRPASDIRVFASNCSMHGLGHVFGPGSLSLRRGMWAAAVVLSVATFLYQVAERVRYYREFHHQTALDERESHRLIFPAVTLCNINPLRRSRLTPNDLHWAGSALLGLDPAEHAAFLRALGRPPAPSGFMPSPTFDMAQLYARAGHSLDDMLLDCRFRGQPCGPENFTTIFTRMGKCYTFNSGADGAELLTTTRGGMGNGLDIMLDVQQEEYLPVWRDNEETPFEVGIRVQIHSQEEPPIIDQLGLGVSPGYQTFVSCQQQQLSFLPPPWGDCSSASLNPNYEPEPSDPLGSPSPSPSPPYTLMGCRLACETRYVARKCGCRMVYMPGDVPVCSPQQYKNCAHPAIDAMLRKDSCACPNPCASTRYAKELSMVRIPSRAAARFLARKLNRSEAYIAENVLALDIFFEAVNYETVEQKKAYEMSELLGDIGGQMGLFIGASLLTILEILDYLCEVFRDKVLGYFWNRQHSQRHSSTNLTSHPSLCRHQDSLRLPPHLLPCHTALDLLSVSSEPRPDILDMPSLHVAFPSSPQIKS